A genome region from Vicinamibacterales bacterium includes the following:
- a CDS encoding M20/M25/M40 family metallo-hydrolase, with protein sequence MVHQTRLLDAFLSLARIDGVSGRERAVAAHIQARLESIGLTCSLDRAGETFGGNCGNLVGRLPGRVDLPTILLCAHMDTVLPTQGLNVVLDAERVSSDGTTILGADDRAGAAIILEILQVLVDERLDHGPIEVLFTVAEECGMHGAKTVDSGAFEASMGFVFDSSAACGRFVVGAPSAMAFRILVRGRAAHAAVSPEKGIHAIQIASRAIARLPLGRHGETGMLNVGTIRGGTAINVVPDEVEILGETRSADPAALDAQMALVREAFEQAALEGGGQVEIAWTCKYGEFELKPTEPVVLAAVRGIRAAGCEPEPIRYPGGSDANVLNVRGIPTVNLGIGTHNAHSMQESMPIRCLVQGAEIGLGIVRELVRGDRTRAVSLAR encoded by the coding sequence ATGGTCCACCAGACGCGACTCCTGGACGCCTTCCTCAGCCTGGCGCGCATCGACGGCGTCTCCGGCCGGGAGCGCGCCGTCGCGGCCCACATCCAGGCCCGCCTCGAGTCCATCGGTCTGACCTGCAGCCTGGATCGCGCCGGCGAGACGTTCGGCGGGAACTGCGGCAACCTCGTCGGGCGGCTGCCCGGACGCGTGGACCTGCCGACGATCCTCTTGTGCGCCCACATGGACACCGTTCTCCCCACGCAGGGGTTGAACGTCGTCCTGGACGCCGAGCGGGTGTCGTCGGACGGAACGACGATCCTGGGGGCCGACGACCGCGCGGGCGCCGCGATCATCCTGGAGATCCTCCAGGTGCTCGTCGACGAGAGGTTGGATCACGGCCCCATCGAGGTGCTCTTCACCGTCGCCGAGGAATGCGGCATGCACGGCGCCAAGACGGTGGACTCGGGCGCGTTCGAGGCCTCCATGGGCTTCGTCTTCGACAGTTCGGCCGCGTGCGGCCGGTTCGTCGTCGGCGCGCCGTCCGCGATGGCGTTCCGGATCCTGGTGCGAGGCCGGGCCGCCCACGCGGCGGTGTCGCCCGAAAAGGGCATCCACGCCATCCAGATTGCTTCCCGCGCGATCGCCCGCCTGCCTCTCGGCCGGCACGGCGAGACCGGGATGCTGAATGTCGGCACCATCCGCGGCGGAACGGCCATCAACGTCGTACCGGACGAGGTGGAGATCCTGGGCGAGACCCGGAGTGCGGACCCGGCCGCCCTGGACGCCCAGATGGCCCTCGTGCGAGAGGCATTTGAGCAGGCTGCGCTCGAGGGCGGCGGCCAGGTTGAGATTGCGTGGACCTGCAAGTACGGGGAATTCGAGCTGAAACCCACCGAGCCGGTTGTGCTCGCGGCGGTTCGGGGGATCAGGGCCGCGGGCTGCGAGCCGGAACCGATCCGGTATCCGGGGGGAAGCGACGCCAACGTCCTCAACGTCCGTGGGATCCCGACCGTCAACCTGGGCATCGGGACCCACAATGCGCACTCCATGCAGGAATCGATGCCCATCCGCTGCCTGGTCCAGGGCGCGGAGATCGGCCTTGGCATCGTGCGGGAGTTGGTTCGCGGTGATCGAACGCGCGCTGTCAGCCTCGCGAGGTGA